From Piscinibacter gummiphilus:
CCGTGGCCGCGCCACCTCGCCGCTGCCGAGCGCGGCCGTGACCGAGATCGGCGATGCCGCCGAAGACACCCGCAAGCAGATCGAGCAGCTGCAGGAAGAACAGCAGCAGCGCCTGGCCATGGTGCGGCGCGAGCTGGCGGCCATGCCCCAGCCCGACCCCAAGCGTGCCGGCACCCCGCAGGAGCGTTCGCAGGAAGAGCACCGCAAGCAGCTGCTGCAGTTGCTGGCCGAGATCGAAAAGCGCATCAACGAAGAAAACGCCCGGCCGAGAAAGCGCTACATCAGCCCCTCGACCCGCGAAGAGGTCTACGCGATCTACTACGACCAGCTGCGCCGCAAGATCGAAGACCGTGGCACGCGCAACTTCCCGGAGCACCAGGGCAAGAAGCTGTACGGCGAGCTGGTGATGATCATCACCGTCGACTCGGCCGGCCGCATCGTCGAGACCGAGGTCGTGCGCAGCTCGCAGAACAAGCTGCTCGACAAACGCGCCATCTCCATCGTGCAGGCCGCCGCGCCCTTCGGTTCCTTCACGACGGCGATGAAGAAGCAGGCCGACCAGCTGGTGGTGCACACCCGTTTCCGCTTCTCGCGCGAAGACGGTTTTGAAACCTCGGTCG
This genomic window contains:
- a CDS encoding TonB family protein, with the protein product MAKFSVLQVSLGVSVVVHVGLLAWPAVDPEGFTRAFQDTPLEVILVNSRSTEAPTKAQALAQRNLAGGGDVDRGRATSPLPSAAVTEIGDAAEDTRKQIEQLQEEQQQRLAMVRRELAAMPQPDPKRAGTPQERSQEEHRKQLLQLLAEIEKRINEENARPRKRYISPSTREEVYAIYYDQLRRKIEDRGTRNFPEHQGKKLYGELVMIITVDSAGRIVETEVVRSSQNKLLDKRAISIVQAAAPFGSFTTAMKKQADQLVVHTRFRFSREDGFETSVAAPVKQ